From one Synechocystis sp. PCC 6803 substr. PCC-P genomic stretch:
- the purL gene encoding phosphoribosylformylglycinamidine synthase subunit PurL: MPDPFTLLAMTAPFTPAEIAAEGIKPEEYEDIVQRLGRHPNKAELGMFGVMWSEHCCYKNSRPLLSNFPTEGERILVGPGENAGVVDLGDGLRLAFKIESHNHPSAVEPFQGAATGVGGILRDIFTMGARPIAILNSLRFGNLDDARNRRIFTGVVDGISHYGNCVGVPTVGGEIYFDPAYSGNPLVNAMALGLMETEEIVKAGASGIGNPVLYVGSTTGRDGMGGASFASAELTDQSMDDRPAVQVGDPFLEKSLIEACLEAFKSGAVVAAQDMGAAGITCSTAEMAAKGGVGIELDLDKIPVRETGMVPYEYLLSESQERMLFVAQPGREQELIDIFHRWGLQAVVAGQVIADPIVRIFFQGGIAAEIPATALADNTPIYHRQLLDQAPDYAQQAWQWQESDLSPAAIAGIEIAGQKQSWNEVLLTLLDSPTIASKHWVYRQYDHQVQNNTVIVPGGADAAVVRVRPLDAKPEECVIGVAATTDCNARYVYLNPLEGAKAAVAEAARNLSCVGAEPLAVTDNLNFGSPENPVGYWQLALACEGIAEGCRQLNTPVTGGNVSLYNETLDSNGRPQPIYPTPVIGMVGRVENINKVVGQGWRNSGNGIYLLGSNDGNTLGGSEYLAVVHHTVAGQPPQVDFDLEKAVQKACRHGIAQGWVNAAHDCAEGGLSVALAEMAIASQLGAEINLPDSDQRLDNLLFGESASRIVVAVAPEHQPAWENYLAGQSLPWQKLGVVGTAQGNLTFIDAQNNALIDLPVSALTEPWQTAIARRLKS, from the coding sequence ATGCCTGACCCTTTTACCCTCCTTGCCATGACCGCCCCCTTTACTCCCGCCGAAATCGCTGCCGAAGGTATCAAACCCGAAGAATACGAAGATATTGTGCAACGGCTCGGCCGCCATCCCAACAAAGCTGAACTGGGAATGTTCGGTGTCATGTGGTCAGAACATTGTTGTTATAAAAATTCCCGTCCCCTACTGAGTAACTTTCCCACCGAAGGAGAACGCATTTTAGTGGGGCCTGGGGAAAATGCCGGGGTCGTAGATTTGGGGGATGGCCTGAGATTGGCGTTTAAAATCGAATCCCATAACCATCCTTCCGCAGTGGAGCCATTCCAGGGAGCCGCCACCGGAGTAGGGGGGATTCTGCGGGATATTTTCACCATGGGAGCGAGGCCGATCGCCATTTTAAATTCCCTACGGTTCGGTAATTTGGACGATGCTAGGAATCGACGTATTTTCACCGGGGTAGTGGATGGGATCAGTCATTACGGTAATTGTGTTGGTGTGCCCACTGTGGGCGGGGAAATCTACTTTGATCCGGCTTACTCCGGTAATCCCCTCGTCAACGCCATGGCCTTGGGTTTGATGGAAACGGAAGAAATTGTCAAAGCTGGGGCTTCTGGGATAGGCAATCCAGTTTTATATGTCGGTTCCACCACGGGACGGGATGGCATGGGGGGAGCCAGTTTTGCCAGTGCTGAGTTAACGGATCAGTCCATGGACGATCGCCCAGCGGTGCAGGTGGGGGATCCCTTTCTGGAAAAATCCTTAATTGAAGCTTGCTTGGAAGCCTTTAAAAGTGGGGCAGTGGTGGCGGCCCAGGACATGGGAGCGGCGGGCATTACCTGTTCCACGGCGGAAATGGCAGCCAAGGGAGGCGTGGGCATTGAGTTGGATTTGGATAAAATTCCAGTGCGGGAAACGGGCATGGTGCCCTACGAATATCTCCTATCCGAATCCCAAGAACGGATGTTATTTGTGGCTCAACCGGGGCGGGAACAGGAATTAATCGATATTTTCCATCGTTGGGGTTTACAGGCGGTGGTGGCGGGGCAGGTGATTGCGGATCCCATTGTGCGGATCTTTTTCCAAGGAGGGATTGCGGCGGAAATTCCCGCTACAGCCCTGGCCGATAACACTCCCATTTACCATCGTCAGTTGCTAGACCAAGCACCCGACTATGCCCAACAAGCTTGGCAATGGCAGGAAAGTGATTTATCTCCAGCGGCGATCGCCGGCATTGAAATTGCAGGGCAAAAGCAAAGCTGGAATGAAGTGTTATTAACCCTGTTGGACAGTCCCACCATTGCCTCTAAGCATTGGGTTTACCGTCAATACGACCATCAAGTACAAAACAATACGGTCATAGTGCCCGGTGGGGCCGATGCGGCGGTGGTGCGGGTGCGTCCCCTGGATGCCAAACCAGAGGAATGTGTGATCGGGGTGGCGGCCACCACAGATTGTAATGCCCGTTACGTTTACTTAAATCCCTTGGAAGGGGCCAAGGCCGCAGTGGCAGAAGCGGCTCGAAATCTCAGTTGTGTGGGAGCAGAACCCCTGGCGGTAACGGATAATTTAAACTTTGGTAGCCCTGAAAATCCAGTGGGCTATTGGCAGTTGGCCCTGGCCTGTGAAGGCATTGCGGAGGGTTGTCGGCAGTTAAACACCCCAGTGACGGGGGGCAATGTCAGCCTGTATAACGAAACGTTGGACTCCAACGGTAGACCCCAACCCATTTATCCCACGCCGGTTATTGGCATGGTGGGACGGGTGGAAAACATCAATAAAGTTGTTGGCCAAGGTTGGCGCAATTCGGGGAATGGCATTTACTTACTGGGTAGTAATGACGGCAATACCCTCGGGGGATCGGAATATTTAGCCGTTGTCCATCACACCGTTGCTGGTCAGCCGCCCCAGGTGGATTTCGATTTGGAAAAAGCAGTGCAAAAAGCCTGTCGCCATGGTATTGCCCAAGGTTGGGTGAACGCGGCCCATGACTGTGCGGAAGGGGGTTTATCGGTAGCCCTGGCAGAAATGGCGATCGCCAGTCAGTTGGGAGCGGAAATTAATCTACCTGATTCCGACCAAAGATTGGATAACTTGCTGTTTGGGGAATCCGCCAGTCGCATTGTGGTAGCGGTGGCACCGGAACATCAGCCTGCCTGGGAAAACTATTTAGCTGGTCAGTCCTTACCCTGGCAAAAATTGGGAGTAGTGGGTACAGCACAGGGCAACTTGACTTTTATCGATGCCCAAAATAACGCTCTGATTGATTTACCAGTTTCCGCTCTGACAGAACCTTGGCAAACGGCGATCGCCCGTCGGCTAAAATCCTAA
- a CDS encoding NUDIX hydrolase, translating into MIAPDSSPHPLEIAPVLQQKLFYRGRKFNFDVSRRQLPNGVVGDWELIQHPGGALVVPITSEGQLVLVRQYRFALAGRLLEFPAGTVEVGENPAETVKRELEEEAGYRGHTWQTIGQFPLAPGYSDEIIYAYLATDLEKLPNPPAQDEDEDIEVALMTFDQFETAIAKGEMIDAKSIASYFWMRHLL; encoded by the coding sequence ATGATTGCCCCAGATTCATCCCCTCATCCTCTGGAAATTGCTCCGGTGCTCCAGCAAAAACTTTTTTACCGGGGACGTAAATTTAACTTTGATGTTAGTCGTAGGCAATTGCCCAATGGGGTGGTGGGGGACTGGGAACTGATCCAGCACCCAGGGGGAGCCCTAGTGGTGCCCATTACCAGCGAAGGTCAGTTGGTGCTAGTGCGGCAATATCGTTTTGCATTGGCGGGGCGGCTGTTGGAGTTTCCGGCGGGCACCGTAGAAGTGGGGGAGAATCCAGCAGAAACCGTTAAACGGGAATTGGAAGAGGAAGCTGGTTACCGGGGGCATACCTGGCAAACCATTGGTCAATTTCCCCTGGCTCCGGGCTACTCCGATGAAATTATTTATGCCTATCTAGCCACGGATCTGGAAAAATTACCCAATCCGCCCGCCCAGGATGAAGACGAAGACATTGAAGTGGCGTTAATGACATTCGACCAGTTTGAAACGGCGATCGCCAAAGGGGAAATGATCGACGCAAAGTCCATTGCCAGTTACTTCTGGATGCGCCATTTGCTTTAA
- a CDS encoding efflux RND transporter periplasmic adaptor subunit yields the protein MTEPPVLHETSSESEKEQSIGKQNLSFQPIPQASKPGKRLWLVVGALLLLGGGGYWWFQSRSGGPPGGAMMGQMPPAPVKWQVLEPTEVRDFTTLMGTLEAPKGMEIDSEIDGRVEEILVREGQRVEQGQVLFRIDNDVLQTQLLEAQANLAAARAQLAELEAGSRQEDVAAAAAQLRQAQTRLANAQGGASPEEIAQAQAQLDSAKAAAELASERVRRFRNLRDQGVISLDAYDQQLKEERQAIADVEAAQRRLQQLRQARSSDVERLTAEVDAQRQNLNRLQAGERPETIAQARARVGQALASVKTLQARLDKSEITAPFAGVVGYIPVKLGDYVQANDDLTNLTENQQLDLNLAVPLAQAPRLRPGLVVEILDGQEKAIARGQISFVSPDVDNDGQSVLVRATFSNENQKLLNGQLVQARIIWQQDTGLVVPTVAVTRIGGESFVYVVQDKENEQTGEAALVAQQKSVNLGSIQGSNYQILSGLEPGDRVITAGLLRVQDGAPIQPAPTEGSANPTP from the coding sequence ATGACTGAGCCACCCGTACTGCACGAAACTTCTTCGGAATCGGAAAAGGAACAAAGTATTGGTAAACAGAATTTGTCCTTTCAACCCATTCCCCAAGCCTCCAAACCAGGCAAACGACTCTGGCTAGTGGTGGGAGCCTTACTGTTGCTAGGAGGTGGTGGCTACTGGTGGTTTCAGTCCCGTTCCGGCGGCCCTCCCGGAGGGGCCATGATGGGTCAAATGCCACCAGCACCAGTGAAATGGCAAGTGTTAGAGCCCACTGAGGTGAGGGATTTCACCACGTTGATGGGAACGTTGGAAGCCCCCAAGGGGATGGAAATTGATTCAGAAATTGATGGGCGGGTCGAGGAAATTTTAGTTAGGGAAGGGCAACGGGTAGAACAGGGGCAGGTTTTATTTCGTATTGACAACGATGTTCTACAAACTCAGTTGCTGGAAGCTCAGGCTAATCTAGCGGCGGCCAGGGCCCAATTGGCGGAGTTGGAGGCGGGCAGTCGTCAGGAAGATGTTGCGGCGGCGGCGGCCCAGTTACGTCAAGCTCAAACCCGTTTAGCCAATGCCCAGGGGGGGGCCAGTCCCGAGGAAATTGCCCAGGCCCAAGCTCAATTAGATTCCGCCAAGGCGGCGGCGGAATTGGCCAGTGAGCGGGTGCGGCGGTTTCGTAATCTGCGGGACCAAGGGGTGATTTCCCTCGATGCCTATGACCAACAGTTGAAGGAAGAACGGCAGGCGATCGCCGATGTGGAAGCGGCCCAACGACGGTTACAACAACTAAGACAAGCCCGTAGCTCCGATGTGGAAAGGTTAACGGCGGAAGTGGATGCCCAACGGCAAAATTTAAACCGTTTACAAGCTGGGGAACGACCCGAAACCATTGCCCAAGCTCGGGCCCGGGTAGGTCAGGCTTTGGCCAGTGTGAAAACTCTCCAGGCCCGCCTCGATAAATCAGAAATTACCGCCCCTTTTGCTGGGGTAGTGGGCTACATTCCCGTAAAGTTGGGAGATTACGTCCAAGCTAACGATGATTTAACCAATTTGACTGAAAACCAACAGTTAGATCTGAATTTAGCCGTGCCCCTAGCCCAAGCGCCTCGGTTACGCCCCGGTCTAGTTGTAGAAATCCTCGATGGTCAAGAAAAGGCGATCGCCAGAGGACAAATTAGTTTTGTCTCCCCCGATGTGGACAACGATGGTCAAAGTGTATTAGTCAGAGCCACTTTCAGTAACGAAAACCAAAAACTACTCAATGGTCAGTTGGTGCAGGCCCGGATCATTTGGCAGCAAGACACAGGGCTAGTGGTTCCCACCGTGGCCGTCACCCGCATTGGAGGGGAAAGCTTTGTCTACGTTGTCCAGGACAAGGAAAATGAGCAAACCGGAGAAGCAGCCCTGGTGGCCCAACAAAAGTCCGTTAACCTGGGCAGTATCCAGGGCAGTAACTACCAAATTTTGTCCGGGTTAGAACCGGGAGACAGGGTTATCACGGCGGGATTATTGAGGGTGCAAGACGGGGCCCCCATCCAGCCAGCGCCGACAGAAGGCTCAGCCAACCCAACCCCCTAG